A genomic stretch from Saccharomyces paradoxus chromosome XVI, complete sequence includes:
- the LEA1 gene encoding U2 snRNP complex subunit LEA1 (Component of U2 snRNP complex~similar to YPL213W): MKFTPSIVIDAPQYYVDHYNGKYNVDKCVILRDLQLETDSESMPSSLKHLTKPTHILDLTNNDLIMIPDLSSRDDIHTLLLARNNIVDIDGRLLPMNIQNLTLSNNSIRRFEDLQRLRSVPKTLKNLILLGNQVCHLANYREQVLRLVPHLETLDFQNVSTEERKNATMFSRQADGEMLGPVSASTKDNKSRDKTMEIMNLVVSKMTVERRNELKKQLAEATSLEEIARLEKLLSGGV, encoded by the coding sequence ATGAAGTTTACCCCTAGCATAGTTATTGATGCCCCACAATATTATGTTGATCATTATAATGGCAAATATAACGTGGATAAATGTGTTATTTTAAGAGACCTGCAGCTTGAAACGGACTCAGAATCCATGCCATCTAGCTTAAAGCATTTAACCAAACCTACCCACATCTTGGATTTGACGAATAATGATCTTATCATGATTCCAGATCTATCCAGCAGGGACGATATACACACATTACTATTGGCTCGAAACAATATTGTTGACATAGATGGTCGTCTATTACCGATGAATATACAGAATCTCACATTATCAAATAATAGCATAAGAAGGTTTGAAGACCTTCAAAGGTTGCGCAGTGTACCCAAGACATTGAAGAACCTAATTTTATTAGGAAATCAAGTCTGTCATTTAGCTAATTATAGAGAACAAGTGCTTCGATTGGTACCGCATTTAGAAACTTTAGACTTCCAAAACGTATCAacagaagaaagaaagaatgcTACAATGTTTTCAAGGCAGGCGGATGGTGAAATGCTGGGCCCAGTTAGTGCTTCAACAAAGGATAACAAATCCAGAGATAAGACGATGGAAATCATGAATTTGGTGGTGAGCAAGATGACAGTGgagagaagaaatgaattgaaaaagcaatTGGCAGAAGCTACCTCGTTAGAAGAAATCGCCAGGTTGGAAAAACTACTCTCCGGTGGTGTTTGA
- the NIP7 gene encoding ribosome biosynthesis protein NIP7 (Nucleolar protein required for 60S ribosome subunit biogenesis~similar to YPL211W): protein MRQLTEEETKIVFEKLAGYIGRNISFLVDNKELPHVFRLQKDRVYYVPDHVAKLATSVARPNLMSLGICLGKFTKTGKFRLHITSLTILAKHAKYKIWIKPNGEMPFLYGNHVLKAHVGKMSDDIPEHAGVIVFAMNDVPLGFGVSAKSTSESRNMQPTGIVAFRQADIGEYLRDEDTLFT, encoded by the coding sequence ATGAGACAGCtaacagaagaagagacTAAGATTGTCTTCGAGAAACTCGCCGGCTATATTGGTAGAAATATTTCGTTTTTAGTAGATAATAAAGAACTTCCTCATGTTTTCAGGTTACAAAAGGATAGAGTATATTACGTACCTGATCATGTTGCCAAATTGGCTACTAGTGTAGCAAGACCTAACTTGATGTCTCTAGGTATTTGTTTGGGTAAATTTACGAAGACTGGAAAATTCAGGTTACATATTACTTCTTTGACAATATTGGCTAAGCATGCGAAATATAAGATATGGATTAAACCTAATGGAGAAATGCCATTCCTATACGGTAACCATGTGTTAAAGGCACACGTAGGTAAAATGTCTGATGATATACCAGAGCACGCCGGTGTCATTGTGTTTGCTATGAATGATGTTCCATTAGGTTTCGGTGTCAGTGCGAAAAGTACTTCTGAGTCAAGAAACATGCAACCCACTGGTATAGTTGCTTTCAGACAAGCTGATATTGGTGAATATTTGAGAGACGAAGACACCTTGTTCACTTAG
- the PUS1 gene encoding pseudouridine synthase PUS1 (tRNA:pseudouridine synthase~similar to YPL212C) codes for MSEENLRPSYDDQVNEDVYKRGAQSKLTKARKADFDNENDKKKDKKAGSGDKHVDKRPKSGPRLDENGNPLPKEPRLPKRKVAVMVGYCGTGYHGMQYNPPNPTIESTLFKAFVEAGAISKDNSNDLKKNGFMRAARTDKGVHAGGNLISLKMIIEDPDIKQKINEKLPEGIRVWDIERVNKAFDCRKMCSSRWYEYLLPTYSLIGPKPCSILYRDIEESKAELPGVLDEDLESKEFWEEFKKDASEIFSAEEIDAILAYVPPARDEFDINEELYQKVKKYKQLENAHRRRYRISAAKLAKFRASTNQYLGAHNFHNFTLGKDFKEPSAIRFMKDIKVSDPFVIGDAQTEWVSIKIHGQSFMLHQIRKMVSMATLITRCGCPVERISQAYGQQKINIPKAPALGLLLEAPVFEGYNKRLEQFGYKAIDFSKYQDEVDKFKMKHIYDKIYKEEVDENVFNAFFSYIDSFNKVTGAQGEETAEKSGPAVQKSIFEFLTARGIPGLTDAPESNKKIKQRKRMEEEEAESKKAEISSAAQSEEPEVQQEDVAN; via the coding sequence ATGTCTGAAGAGAACTTGAGGCCCAGCTATGATGACCAAGTTAATGAGGATGTCTACAAAAGAGGTGCTCAAAGCAAATTGACCAAAGCTCGTAAGGCAGACTTCGACAATGAAaacgacaaaaaaaaggataaaaaaGCAGGGTCTGGTGACAAACACGTAGACAAAAGACCAAAAAGCGGCCCTCGTTTGGATGAAAATGGCAACCCACTTCCTAAGGAACCTCGTCTCCCAAAGAGAAAGGTGGCTGTTATGGTTGGTTACTGTGGTACTGGCTACCATGGTATGCAATATAATCCACCAAATCCAACAATCGAATCTACCCTTTTCAAGGCATTCGTTGAAGCAGGTGCTATTTCCAAGGATAACTCCAacgatttgaaaaaaaatgggttcATGAGAGCTGCAAGAACTGATAAAGGTGTTCATGCAGGTGGTAACTTAAtatcattgaaaatgattatTGAAGATCCTGATATCAAGCAGAAGATCAACGAAAAGTTACCAGAGGGAATACGGGTATGGGATATTGAACGTGTGAACAAGGCGTTTGATTGTAGAAAAATGTGCAGTTCACGTTGGTACGAATACTTATTACCAACGTATTCACTCATTGGCCCTAAGCCTTGTTCTATTCTTTATAGGGACATCGAAGAAAGTAAAGCCGAATTGCCTGGCGTGTTAGATGAAGACTTAGAATCCAAGGAATTCTGGGAAGAGTTTAAAAAGGATGCGAgcgaaattttttcagctgaagaaattgatgcTATATTAGCATACGTTCCACCGGCAAGAGATGAATTCGATATAAATGAAGAACTCTAtcaaaaggtaaaaaaatacaaacaATTAGAGAATGCCCACCGTAGAAGATATCGTATATCTGCTGCAAAACTGGCAAAATTCCGTGCTTCTACAAATCAATACCTTGGTGCCCATAATTTTCATAATTTCACACTAGGTAAGGACTTCAAAGAACCAAGTGCCATTCGGTTTATGAAGGACATAAAAGTATCTGATCCATTTGTAATTGGCGATGCTCAAACAGAATGGGTTTCCATCAAGATTCACGGCCAATCTTTCATGCTACATCAAATTCGTAAGATGGTATCAATGGCAACTTTGATTACTCGTTGCGGTTGCCCCGTCGAACGCATTAGTCAGGCTTATGGGCAACAGAAGATTAATATTCCAAAGGCACCCGCGTTAGGGTTATTGTTGGAAGCTCCAGTATTCGAAGGTTACAACAAAAGATTAGAACAATTTGGTTACAAGGCAATcgatttttccaaatatcAAGATGAAGTAGATAAGttcaaaatgaaacatATTTACGACAAGATCTATAAGGAAGAAGTGGATGAAAATGTTTTCAATGCGTTCTTTAGTTATATCGATagtttcaataaagttACTGGAGCACAGGGTGAAGAAACTGCTGAGAAGTCGGGACCTGCTGTGCAAAAgagtatttttgaattcttaACAGCTAGAGGTATCCCAGGTCTTACCGATGCACCCGAGAGCAATAAGAAGATtaagcaaagaaaaagaatggaagaggaagaagccGAGAGTAAAAAGGCTGAAATATCCAGCGCCGCCCAGAGTGAAGAACCTGAGGTGCAACAGGAAGATGTAGCTAATTAG